One Microbacterium esteraromaticum genomic window carries:
- a CDS encoding ABC1 kinase family protein, protein MHRSRYRRILRFAARAFAQIWWFELVLPRLGFARVADRTRDARMLRLARRFRALAVELGGLMIKVGQFMSSRLDVLPPEITAELAGLQDEVPAERFDDIRTAAEAELGMPLSHAFASFDPVPVAAASLGQAHRATLTATDAADTGLDRVIVKVQRPGIDEIVAVDLAALRRVARWAQRVRAVASRVDAPALVEEFAATCREEIDYLHEAASAERFAEDFAADARVASPAVVWERSTRRVLTLEDVTAIKINDTAALRAAGIDPAEVAQVFAQVMLDQVFTHSFVHADPHPGNIFVTPAAAGGQWRLTFIDFGMMAEVPDGIRAGLRTLVIAVASRDSHGLIVAAQQIGVLLPATDTAELERALTVLFARFGGMGFNELRDVDPRELQKFGMEFGETVRALPVQFPEKLLLLLRAVSLTSGMCSSLDPAFNIWEPVEPYATKLLRDESGNLMQDLGAQTMANASTLWRLPARVDAALNRLDSGSLTFDISSLENRLDRIIRVAYRAVSAVLFGGMLIGGVLLLGPAPGLGVTLMCASAVPLLHAVFGKR, encoded by the coding sequence GTGCACCGATCTCGCTACCGCCGCATCCTGCGCTTCGCCGCGCGGGCGTTCGCGCAGATCTGGTGGTTCGAGCTCGTGCTGCCGCGCCTCGGGTTCGCTCGCGTGGCCGACCGAACGCGGGATGCCCGGATGCTGCGGCTCGCGCGCCGCTTCAGGGCGCTCGCCGTCGAGCTCGGCGGGCTGATGATCAAGGTCGGGCAGTTCATGTCGTCGCGTCTCGACGTGCTGCCGCCCGAGATCACGGCCGAACTCGCGGGGCTCCAGGACGAGGTTCCGGCGGAGCGGTTCGACGACATCCGCACCGCCGCCGAGGCCGAGCTCGGGATGCCCCTGTCGCACGCGTTCGCGTCCTTCGACCCGGTGCCTGTGGCGGCGGCATCCCTGGGCCAGGCCCACCGCGCCACCCTCACCGCGACCGACGCGGCCGACACCGGCCTCGACCGTGTGATCGTGAAGGTGCAGCGGCCGGGGATCGACGAGATCGTCGCGGTCGACCTCGCCGCCCTGCGCCGGGTGGCGCGCTGGGCGCAGCGGGTGCGCGCCGTGGCCTCCCGCGTCGATGCGCCCGCGCTCGTCGAGGAGTTCGCCGCGACCTGTCGCGAGGAGATCGACTACCTGCACGAGGCGGCGAGCGCAGAGCGCTTCGCCGAGGACTTCGCGGCGGATGCCAGGGTGGCTTCGCCCGCAGTCGTCTGGGAGCGATCAACCCGCCGCGTGCTCACGCTCGAAGACGTCACGGCGATCAAGATCAACGACACGGCGGCGCTGCGCGCGGCCGGGATCGACCCCGCCGAGGTCGCTCAGGTGTTCGCGCAGGTCATGCTCGACCAGGTGTTCACGCATTCGTTCGTGCACGCAGACCCGCACCCAGGGAACATCTTCGTCACCCCTGCTGCTGCGGGTGGGCAGTGGCGGCTCACCTTCATCGACTTCGGGATGATGGCCGAGGTGCCAGACGGCATCCGGGCGGGCCTGCGCACCCTGGTGATCGCCGTCGCCTCCCGTGACAGCCACGGCCTCATCGTCGCAGCGCAGCAGATCGGCGTGCTGCTGCCGGCGACAGACACCGCCGAGCTCGAGCGGGCCCTCACCGTGCTCTTCGCGCGGTTCGGCGGGATGGGCTTCAACGAGCTTCGCGATGTCGACCCTCGCGAGCTGCAGAAGTTCGGCATGGAGTTCGGCGAGACCGTGCGCGCGCTGCCCGTGCAGTTCCCCGAGAAGCTGCTGCTGCTTCTGCGCGCCGTGTCGCTCACCTCGGGCATGTGCAGTTCGCTCGATCCCGCGTTCAACATCTGGGAGCCCGTCGAGCCGTACGCGACCAAGTTGCTGCGCGACGAGAGCGGCAACCTGATGCAGGACCTCGGTGCGCAGACGATGGCCAACGCGTCGACACTGTGGCGCCTGCCCGCCCGCGTCGATGCGGCGCTCAACAGGCTCGACTCCGGGTCGCTGACCTTCGACATCTCGAGCCTCGAGAATCGGCTCGACAGGATCATCCGGGTCGCGTATCGCGCGGTGTCGGCTGTGCTGTTCGGCGGGATGCTGATCGGAGGCGTGCTGCTGCTGGGTCCGGCGCCAGGGCTGGGCGTGACCCTGATGTGCGCGTCGGCGGTGCCGCTGCTGCATGCGGTGTTCGGGAAGCGGTGA
- a CDS encoding PadR family transcriptional regulator produces MNGSFPSSGFTFGSSNGAGNPLAGVWEAVEQLRSGFEQRTGGSRMARGDVRAAVISLLAERPMHGYQIISEISERSGGAWKPSAGSVYPTLQLLADEGVITAAEQGGRKTYSLTDSGIAESEDLAAKPAPWESLGQRGSGGSSHLTALPKAGMELASAAAQLGRTGTPEQVKEGVEILEDARRRLYAILAEG; encoded by the coding sequence ATGAACGGATCGTTCCCCTCCAGTGGGTTCACCTTCGGCTCCAGCAACGGCGCGGGTAATCCGCTCGCGGGCGTCTGGGAGGCGGTCGAGCAGTTGCGCAGCGGCTTCGAGCAGCGCACCGGCGGCTCGCGCATGGCCCGCGGCGATGTGCGTGCGGCGGTCATCTCGCTGCTCGCCGAGCGTCCGATGCACGGCTACCAGATCATCAGCGAGATCAGCGAGCGCTCCGGCGGCGCCTGGAAGCCCAGCGCCGGCTCGGTCTACCCGACTCTGCAGCTGCTCGCAGACGAGGGCGTGATCACCGCCGCGGAGCAGGGCGGGCGCAAGACGTACTCGCTGACGGATTCCGGGATCGCAGAGTCCGAGGACCTCGCAGCCAAGCCCGCTCCGTGGGAGAGTCTCGGTCAGCGCGGCAGCGGTGGATCCAGCCACCTCACCGCTCTGCCGAAGGCGGGGATGGAACTCGCCAGTGCGGCCGCGCAGCTGGGCCGCACCGGCACGCCCGAGCAGGTGAAGGAGGGCGTCGAGATCCTCGAGGACGCCCGGCGTAGGCTGTACGCGATCCTCGCCGAGGGGTGA